A genome region from Anopheles stephensi strain Indian chromosome 2, UCI_ANSTEP_V1.0, whole genome shotgun sequence includes the following:
- the LOC118504325 gene encoding uncharacterized protein LOC118504325 gives MRSFTVVAVLALSFCYAQAADEPASKESAAVAAEGGKTYKRLIPADVLRDFPGMCFASTKCATFEPGQSWDLTPFCGRSTCVLSDDAQPRLLELVEDCGPLPLANDKCKLDTEKTNKTAPFPSCCPSFTCEPGAKLEYPEIKTTPESASEQPAKN, from the exons ATGCGTTCGTTCACCGTTGTTGCCGTGCTGGCGCTCAGCTTCTGCTACGCCCAGGCCGCCGACGAGCCTGCCTCCAAGGAATCTGCCGCCGTCGCTGCCGAGGGTGGAAAGACCTACAAGCGACTCATCCCTGCTGACGTTCTGCGAG ATTTCCCCGGAATGTGCTTTGCTTCGACCAAGTGTGCCACGTTCGAGCCGGGCCAGTCCTGGGATCTGACTCCGTTCTGCGGTCGCTCCACCTGCGTCCTGTCTGACGATGCCCAGCCACG CCTGCTCGAGCTGGTAGAGGACTGTGGACCACTGCCACTGGCCAACGACAAGTGCAAGCTGGACACCGAGAAGACGAACAAGACGGCTCCATTCCCGTCGTGCTGTCCTTCCTTCACCTGCGAACCGGGCGCAAAACTGGAGTACCCGGAAATTAAGACTACGCCCGAATCGGCCTCAGAGCAGCCAGCCAAGAACTAA